GGACATTAGGGAGCGAAAGCTGGCCGAGGATGATCTCCGGAAGGCCAGCGAAGAGCTTAAGCACTCGTACGAGAGGCTGGAGCGAGCCCAGGCCTCGGCCATCTCTGCCGAGAAGCTGGCGGCCATTGGCCGGCTGACCGCCGGGGTCTCCCACGAGATCTTGAACCCACTTGCCATTATCACGATGAGCCTGCAGTTGATGATCAAAGACCAAAAGACCCCCCCGGAGATTGCCGACCAGCTCCGAGTCCTGGAGGAGCAGTCCTACCGAATTGCGAAAATCACCCAAAACCTCCTCTTTTTCTCTCGCCAGAGAGAGCCGGAGCGCAGTCCGCTCGATTTCAATCAGATGTTAGAGCGGACCTTGGACCTCTTGGGGAATGAAATGATGCTGCAAAACATCTCCTTGGAGCTTAAGCTTGATGGAGGGTTGCCGCCCGTCTCGGCCGATCAGGGCCAGCTCCAGCAGGTGGTCCTCAACCTGCTGACCAACGCGAAGGACGCCATGCCCGACGGAGGCCAGCTCGTCCTGAGCACCAAGGCGGTCGAGAACAACGGTAAGAAATTTGTGGAGCTGCGGGTGGAGGACTCGGGATCGGGCATCGCCGCCGATCATATGGATAAAATCTTTGACCCCTTCTTTACCACCAAGCCCGAGGGGGAGGGAACGGGCCTTGGCCTTTCGATCTGTCAGGGCATCGTCGAGGCGCACGGGGGCTCCATCCGGGCCGAAAACATTCCAGAAGGGGGCGCGGCCTTAGTAATCCAAATGGGCTCAGAGTAACCCCCTTACCTCCAGATCCTGCTCCCCCAGCGACCCATCTCCGACATGCCAATATCCTATTTTCTATAAAAGTCCGCCTGACGCTGCCTAACAGAAAGGGAGTCTTTTAAGGCTCTGCGGCATGCCCTCCATCTCCGTCAGCACTCTGAAAACTATTATATCCTTGACTATCAACTCAGGGTGCGATATATAATAAACATAGTTGTCTTTCTCTGCGGATGCCCGCTAGGGCTGTAGACAGGGAAGAGGGTGAGAATCCCTCACGGTCTCTCCGCCACTGTGATGGGGGACGAAAGCCCGAAGTCGCCACTGTCCCTTTGCCGGGATGGGAAGGCAGGGCGAGTAGGACGATCCCTAAGTCAGTAGACCTATTCGTAGAGCGTTTCCAACAGTCCTTCGGGGGTAGAGGACGTGGAAGTTGCTCGCATCACTCCACGGCCCCGGTTCTGGAAAGGACCGGGATTTTTGATGGCCCCAACCACGGGTCTCTTCCCGCCTGGGGCCGCCTTTCACATCTTCGAGCTCTCCACACCCTTCGCCCCTCGCCAGGACGTTCCGGCGAGGTGCGCGCCGTAGGCGCTCACCTCCCGCAAAGGGAGGTGTCCCATGTTCGCGTTCGCAATCACCCTGGTTATGGCTGCTCTGGTCGCTCTTGGGCCTGCGACCGCTGCCGCCCAAACCACTCCCGGGCCGCCTCAGGGCCCCGAGGCCGTCCAGCTTCAGCCGAAGGAAAAGGAGGTCGCAAAGAGTTCCGAGGCGGCCAAGCCTCCTGGCACCGAGGCTCAGACCGCTAAGAAAGCTGAAGAGCTAGGCCCCGTCGTCGTGACGGCCACGAAGACGGTCGTGCCGCTCTCCCTCTCCCCCTTCTCCACAGAAGTTATTACGGGCCAGGCGATCGAGGAAAAACAGGTCCCCTCGGTCCGGGAGGCCCTCAGGGGCGCCCGGGGCCTCCATGTCGTCGGGACGGGCCGCGAAGGGAGCCAGACCTCCATCTTCGTCCGCGGCGGGGCGAGCGACCACAATCTCGTCCTCCTCGACGGCATCCCCTTCAACGATGCGGGCGGCCTGGTTAACTTCGCCGATCTGACGTCGGACAATATCGAGCGCATCGAAGTCTTTCGGGGAGCCGGAAGCGCGCTCTACGGCTCCGACGCCATGACGAGCGTCATCCACATCATTACCAAAGAGGGCGACGGACCCCCGACCCTCACCGTCTCTACGGCCTTCGGCGACCAGGGCACGACCAGAGAAATGGCCAGGTTGCAGGGCAGCCGGCCGGGGACGCGCTACAGCTTTACTCTGAGCCGTTATGACACCGACGGGTTCTTCGAGCCCAACGACTTTTACGGCAACACGACCGCTAGGGGCAAAGTTTCCCTCGCCCTGACTGACTACACCAAGGCGACCTTCACAGCGCACTACCTGGACCAGCGAAAGGGTCTGCCAGGCCAGACGGGCTTTTTCGTCTTCGACCGTGACGAATTTTCTGAAAGCGACGAGCTAGCATTGGGCCTCACATTGACCCAGCAGCTCTTTTCCTGGTTCGACCACACGGTTTTCGTCGCGGTTTTGGACCGCAGACGTTTCACCCAAGATCTAATTTTTGACCCCGCAATTGCCCGGCGGCCCGAGGAGACTGATGTCGCCGTCCCCGCTTTCGACTTCATCAATGAGAGGAGCGATGAGATTGAACGCCGGCTCGCCGACTACCACTTCAATCTCCACGTCAATCAGCTCGATGTTGAGGCCGTTTTGACCGGAGGAGTTGAGTGGGAGCTGGAGGACGGCGAGCTCATTTTCGCCACCCCAGTATCATTTGGTGGCCCTTCCGAGGTCTTTCCCTTTGTCGAGTTCAATGATGAGCGGCGAAATCTCGGCTACTATGTACAGGCTCAGCTCAACTGGCGCGACCGGATTATCGTCGTGCCCGGCGTACGCTTTGAGGACAACGAGGCATTCGGTGGCGAGACGGTGCCTCGGGTGGCGGCCGCCATAATCCTGGGCGATCCACCTGAGGAGACCTGGGTCGGCCCGCTGAAGATAAGGGGGAGCTACGGAGAGGGCATCAAGGAGCCGCAATTCGGGGAGAACTTCAGCCCGCCGCCGTTTAGAGGCGACCCGGGGCTCGCACCCGAGGAGACGGCCCACTGGGATGCCGGAGTTGAACTCACTCTCTGCAAGGGCCGCTGCTTCATTGAGGCGGTCTATTTCCATGTGAGGCAGAAGAATCTTATTTCGTTCATCACTGATACCTTTTTTCCCTTCACGGGCCACTTCGAGAACCTCGGCAAGGTCCGTTCTGAGGGATTGGAGGTCTACGGTGCGGTGGAGCCCTTCGACTGGCTTCGGATCGAGGGCCAGTACACCGGCCTAGAGACGGTCGTCAAGGATTCCGCCAGCCCCGACAGCCCGACCGTCGGCGTTGGCAAGGAACTGCTGCGGCGGCCCAAGCACAGCGGATCCGGCTCAATTGTCGCACGGTATGGCCCGCTCACCGTCCGGGGCGACGCCGTCTTCGTCGGCAGGCGGTTCGACTTTGACGGCCAGGGCCTTTCGATATTCGATAACCCCGCCTACATGCGCGTCGATCTTGCCGCCCGCCTCCGGCTGGAAAACCACCTCGTTGAGCTCTGGGGATCGCCATTCCCGCACGCGGTGGAGGTCTTCGTCCGCGCCGAGAACCTCTTAGACGAAGACTACGAGGAGGTCCTCGGCTTCCCGGCGCCGGGGATTAACGTCCTGGCGGGGGTGCAGGTCACTTTTCAAGGGGCGGCCCAAGAGTTGAGCATAGCGCCCAGGAAAAACACGCTCGCCCAGCAATAGGAGGGCCGTTGCAGGAAGAACGCCAAATCCAAGGGGCCAGGCCTCGCAGGGGGATGGCCCTTGCCTTCATCGCCTCGGTGGGGCTCCACGCCGTGGCGGTGTGGGGGACTGGGTGGTGGGTTCAGCCCGTATGGCGTCTGGAGCCTATCCACGTCATCTCCCTGAGGGTCCTTAATGGAGAGGGCGCCACAGGGGCCTCTAGCCCCGTCCAAGCCCGGCCCAACCCTCAGAGGACACCTCTCAAGGACAAGTCGAAGGTGGTCATGCGTAGGGCGGCCCCTCCCGAGGAGCGCACCATGAAGCATCCTCAGAAGATCCGCATCGCGCAGAAGCCTCATACCCAAGTCACCCCGTCCGCACCACCGCCTCCGAAACCGCAACTGCGGGTGGCGACGGCTACGAGGCTCTCGCTCCCGGAGCCCTCTTCGCCCATGCCGCCATCGAGAAGCCCTCAGGCCGGAGAGTCCAGGCTGAGGCTTGAGACGCATCCACGTCCGGTCGGGAGGGGAGACGAGGAGAGCGCTGCCGGACCCTCCTCTCCGTCGGGCTCGCCCCTCCTCGTCGCAAAGGTCGAGCAGCCCAATAGGGGGTGGGACCGCGATGCGCGCCTGGAGGCCATCCGCCGCCTCATCCAGAAGGCCCTCGTCTATCCTCAGGCGGCCCGCCGTTTCGGCTGGGAGGGGACGGCGCGGGTTCGCTTCGCCCTGGGCCCCGACGGGCGACCCTCCGAGGTGACCCTGGAGTCCTCAAGCCAAATGGCGATACTCGACCAGGAGGCCCTGGCAGCGGTCCGCCGAGCCGCTCCATATCCATATCTTAAGGGGGCCATTGTCGTTCCCATCGTCTTTGACATCCGGGCTCCACGTCCCCGAATCATCCCAGGTGCGCAATGAAGCCCCGTAAAATTCAGGACGTTTTGACCTTGACCGGGCCTAACCTCCTATGGTAGAAAAAAACCAGAAACCATCGATTTGTGGAACGAGAAAGGGTTGCCAATGTTAAGAGCGCGCATGAGTGTCCTTGTTGGAATGATATTGTTTACTGCCGCTACCCGGCTCCTTCCCCATCCGCCAAACTTCACTCCGGTAATGGCAATGGCTCTCTTCGGGGGCGCATTCCTGACCAGCAACCGGGCCGCGTTTGCAGTCCCTATTTTGGCAATGGCCTTGAGCGACCTCTTTATTGGGCCCGACCATCTCTTGCCGGTCGTTTATTTCTGTATTCTTCTAACAACCTGTATCGGCCTGTTGCTCCGATCGAGGAAGAGCCTTGTTGCGGTTACGGCGGCGGCGCTTGGAAGCTCGGTGCTATTCTTTGTGATTACAAACTTTGGCGTGTGGTATTTTGGGCCTTACTACCCCCATACGGCCGCAGGGCTTGCAGCCTGCTACGTGGCGGCTATACCGTTTTTTCAAAACACGCTTGTTGGCACGCTCGGCTACACCGCGGTCCTCTTTGGGGGCTTCTACCTGGCTGAACGGTTGTTCCCAGTTTTGAAAGAGACAATACACGAATTGCCCGCCTAACGCTTGCTCCTAATTGCTCCTAATAGGCGGCTTCATCTTCGCCTCTAAGTTCACACGGCCCCTCGATCAATAAATTAGGAGCAGTCGAGGCATCCCGGGACAACTGAAACCCTCCCTCCCGGATTTTCAGATAAAATATCACAAAGCTAAATACGCCCATTGACCTCGGTGACCTTTCCAAAAGTTCGGGAAATTTGTCTTTTGAGGTCGACCACGTAGAGGACGGCCCTGACCACAGCGCGGTGCACCGCTGGGTCGAGAGGGCAGGGGACGAGCTCGCCGTCCTTCGCCGAACAGGCGATCGCCTCTGCGGCGGCTATCCTCATGAGCGGCGTGATGGCCGAGGCGCGTGCAAGTAGCGCCCCTTTGAATAGGCCCGGGAAGCCAAGCACGTTATTGACGGCCGCCAGATCGACTTCCTCAGAGGTTTGTATCCGCGCCATAATACTAAAACTCCTCTTATGACACCGAAGACCATTCCATGCTCTATTATCGGACAAAGGGTATTTTAACTTAACGCTATTGAAGCGGATTATCCCAGTCTGAGAATTAGAAGGGCGAGGGGCCGGACAGCCTAAAGGCTGTCCCTACATGGGGGCCGAGAATTGGAAGGGGAATCCCCTGTAGGGACAGGGTTTACCCTGTCCGCGGGATTGAAGGGCGAGAAACGACGGACAGCCTAAATCCGCCTCAGGCGGACTACATCGACGTGTGCCTGTGTAGGGACAGGGTTTACCCTGTCCGAGGGTATGAAGGGCGGGTCGTGTATGCGGACGGGGGTTTATCCTTTTCCTGGGGGTCATGCTTGTTCGCGGACACCCATCCGCCTTAGGCGGACCTAAGGCGGACTACATAACAAGAGAACGGAGGCTACATTGGCCTAATCCTTTGTAGGGATCCGCCTCAGGCGGGCCTGAGGCGGATGACCCCGACACCACACCCCGGACCTTCATCGTAAATAATTCTAAAACCCCCTTGATTTTCGCTTTTTTTTCGTTTATGCTTGATATCTCCACTATGGAGGGAGGGAGAATTTGCGCATAGCGCCCACACACCTTCAGCGGGAGCTTCTCCCTGTTCCTGGAGCAGGCCCAGGGGGGTCCTTTGTCCTCCTCTATGGTAGCAAGACAACCTACACGCTCTCCCTCTACGCTGTCTCCGTGCTCCTTGCTCGGGGCGACCATCTGCTGGTGGTAGACGGCGGCAATTCCTTCGATCCCTACGTCATCTCCGAAGCGGCCCGATGGCTCGGCCAGAGCCCAGAGGAACTTCTGGGGCGCATCCACATCTCCCGCGCATTCACCTGCCACCAGCTGGAGGCCCTAATCACGGGACGCCTCTCAGATGCGCTACGGCGTTTCCACTCACGGAGCCTACTGCTTTCCGGCCTCCTGAATACCCTCTACGACGAGGATGTCTCGCACGGTGAGGCCTGGAAGCTGTTCCATCGGATAGTGGCGACGCTCCGCTCCTTGAGGAGGCAAGGCGTGAGCATGGTGGGCCTTTGCCCCGAAGCGTCGGCTCCAATCGCCATGCGACGGAGGTTTCTCGCCGAGCTTAAGGGCGAGGCCGACCGGGTGATGCGGGCTGAGACCAACGATGGCCGGACCTTGCTCACAACCGAGAAGCCTGCGGGCCTCGGCGGCCCACGGCAGCTGATAACAGAAAGCATCTCCGATGGAAGGGGATACAGATAGATGGGACGGACGGTGCTTTCGGCAACCCAGGTGGTCTTGAGGGAACAGGCGAGCTGGAGCAAGTTCCGGAGGGTCCTTCGGAAAGAGGATCAAGAAACGCTGGACGCCCTCTTCCAGGCGGCCCGGTACCATGCAGCGGCTCTCTCGTACGTCTCGAAGCCCACGCCCTTGGAGCCGATCCTTATATCCATGCTCATTGAGCACCAAAAGGCCATCCAGGCCCTGGAAGAGAAGATAAGAAAGCTGGAGGAGAAGCGAGGCGATGACGGAGACGACCGGCTGGCTCTTTGACGTCTATCCCTCCAGCGAGGGGATGGTGGTGTGGCTCCTGGACGATGAGGGGAAGTCAACCGCGTTCGTGGACCGCTACGAACCTTACTTCTACGCCTCGGGAAGCAGAGAGGGCCTGAGGCTGCTAAGGCAGCGCCTCTCCAGAATCAAGGTGCCAATCCGAACGGAGCGGGTCGAGCGGACGGAGTTCTGGAGCGGAAGACCCCTGGAGGTCCTCAAGGTCTCAACCCCCAACCTCCTGGCCTACGGGCATTTGGCGAGGGTCGCTGGCAGGCTGGAGGGTATCGAGCTCTTTAACTGCGATATCCCACTGCCCCAGGTCTATCTCTTCGAGAGGAATGTCTTCCCGCTGGCCCGATGTCGTCTAGATTGTGACACCGAGGGTCGGATCGGGGCGATGGAAGCGCTTGACTCGCCCTGGAGCACAAACTACGCCATTCCTCCTTTAAGGGTGATGGAACTCAGGGTCGAAGGCGGGGGGGTAAACCCCAACCACAGTCGCCGGGGCAGGCTTGAGGTGGAGCTCGACGGCGCAACCTACACCCTTGAGCCCGACGACCCGGCCGAGCTTATCCACACCTTCAATAGCTTGCTTGAGAGCCACGATCCCGATCTCATCATCACTGAATGGGGGGACTCTTTCATCATCCCTCGGCTGATGAGTCTTTCGGGGGCGGCGGGCCTCCCCTTGCTCCTTAATAGGGACCCAAGGAAGCAAAAAGTCGCTTCTCGAAGAGCTCGCTCTTATTTCACCTACGGCAAGACCGTCTACCAGGCAGGCGCCCGGACGCTGTTCGGACGGTGGCACGTTGACCGCTGCAATTCCTTCATTTTGGGCGAGGCGGGGCTGGAGGGCCTCTTCGAGCTCGCCAGGATCGCCAAGATTCCTGTCCAGCGGACAGCCCGTACATCAACCGGCACCTGTATAAGCAACATGCAGATGGAGCGGGCCGTCCGAGACGGCATCCTCATTCCCTGGCGCAAGCGGCGGGCCGAGGAGTTCAAAACGGGGCTTGAGCTGCTGACCGCCGACAAAGGCGGTCTCACGTACCAGCCGGTGCTCGGCGTCCATGAGAACGTGGCCGAGATCGACTTCTCTTCCATGTACCCCACCATCATGGCGACCTACAACGTCTCACCTGAAACGGTGGGGTGCGCCTGCTGTCGCAACGCCGTCCCAGAGATCAACGCCTCCACCTGCCAGAGGAGGGAGGGGCTGGTGCCGAAGACCCTGAGGCCCATCCTTGAGAAGCGGGCACGCTACAAGTCGCTCATGCAGGAAGCAGGCTCTAAGAAGGAACGAGGAGTCTATGACCGGAGGCAGTGCGCCATCAAGTGGATGCTGGTCACGTGCTTCGGCTACCTGGGCTACAAGAACGCGCGGTTCGGCAAGATCGAGGCCCACGAGTCTGTCACGGCCTACGGTAGGGAAAAGCTCCTCCAGGCGAAGGAGGTCGCCGAGGCGAGAGGCTTCGCGCTCATCCACGCCCTGACCGACTCCCTCTGGGTGAAGAAGAAGGGTTCGACGGAGACAGAGTACGAGGCCCTGCGCGAGGAGATGGCCCGCGCCACGGGGCTGCCCATCGGGCTTGAAGGGGTCTACCTGTGGATAGCCTTCCTCCCATCGAAGGTCTCACCCAAGATGCCCGTGCCCAACCGGTTCGTCGGGGTCTTCACCGACGGGAGGGTCAAGGCCCGAGGCATTGAGATGCGGCGCTCCGACATGCCCCCGTTCGTCAAGAAAGCTCAGGCTGAAATCGTAAGGCTACTCTCAGAGGCCGGGAGCGTAGAAGAGATCAAGGCCAAGGTGGATGATGCTCTGGAGGTGCTCTCCGGGTATCTGGCGGAGCTAAGGGAAGGAGGGGTGCCGCTGCACGAGCTCGTGATAAGGAAGCGGTTGTCGAAAGACCCCTTAAGCTATAAGAAAAAGAGCATCTTGGCTGAGGTGGCGGGAGAGCTCGTCTCCAGGGGGGTGGCTCTCAGGCCTGGGGAGAAGGTCGATTACGTCATCACAGACTTCGAGGGAAGGAGTGGAGGGCCGAGGGCCAGGGCGTATGCAACGATGGATGAAAGCTGCGGCTACGACGTCGGCAAATATACCGACCTGCTCCTTGAGGCCGCCGGGACCATGCTGGCCCCCTTCGGCTACGACTACCAGCGGCTGGTGGAAATCGCCCCGCTGTCTGCTTGAGGCTTGGTGCGGTTTAGGGAGGCTCGCGAGTCGTTGTGTTGGCACATCTGGCCGGTTTCTATCAGGGGTCGTCTCCCTCCTCGACGGCGCCTGGGGTTCAGGGCGGAACGGGTTTCTTTTCCCTCCGCAATGTGATAATCTTAAACATCCTTTCAAACACCTCGCCTTGTCCGGGGGCAGTCCTCAAGGGAGAGGGGGGCAAGCCCAGAGAGCAGGAGTCATCCACTCCTACCAGCAACCGCCAACCTGGAGGAGAGCATAATGGTCCCTACCACATCCATTGAATTTCCCGAAGTAGAGATCAGTTCCAAGGTGGAGGAGTTTTTGGCCTCGCCCCGGAAGCTGCTCATAGGCGGCCGGTGGGCCGACGCCGCTTCCGGCAAGACCTTTCCGGTTTACAACCCGGCGACCGGTGACGAGCTCGCGCGTGTGGCCGAGGGGGACAGGGAGGACATCGACCGCGCCGTCGATGCCGCCCGGAAAGCGTTCGAGGAGGGCCCGTGGCGCCGGATGACGCCTTCGGAGCGCGGCCGCATCATTTGGAAAATCGGCGATTTGATTCTCGAGAACCTCGACGAGCTCGCCGAGCTGGACTCACTCGACAACGGCAAGCCCCTCGGCGTCGCCAAGGTCGCGGACGTGCCGCTCGCCGCCGACCTGTTTCACTACATGGCCGGCTGGGCGACGAAAATCGAGGGCAGCACCATACCCATCTCGGTGCCCTACGCGCCGGGCGCCAAGTTCCACGCCTTCACCACGCGCGAGCCAATCGGCGTGGTGGGCCAGATAATCCCGTGGAATTTCCCGCTCCTTATGGCCGCCTGGAAGCTCGGCCCCGCGCTCGCGACCGGAAACGCCATCGTCCTCAAGCCCGCCGAGCAGACGCCGCTCTCCGCCCTGCGGCTCGGCGAGATAATTCAGGAAGCGGGCGCGCCCGACGGTGTCGTCAACATCGTGCCGGGTTACGGCGAGACGGCCGGGGCGGCGCTCGCCGCGCACGATGGCGTCGATAAGATCGCCTTCACCGGCTCAACCGAGGTCGGCAAGCTCATCGTCCAGGCCGCTACTGGGAACCTGAAGAAAGTCACCCTCGAGCTCGGCGGCAAATCTCCCAACATCGTCTTCAAGGACTCCCCCGATCTCGACGCCGCCATCGCGGGCGTAGCCAGCGCCATCTTCTTCAACCACGGCCAGTGCTGCTGCGCCGGCTCTCGCCTCTTGGTCGAGCGGGAGATCTTCGACGACGTGGTTGCCGGCGTTTCCGAGGCCGCCCAGAATATCAAGCTCGGCCCCGGCCTCGCCGCCGACACGCAAATGGGCCCGCTCGTCTCTGAGGAGCAGCTGGAGCGCGTGACCGGCTACATCGACGCCGGCCAGAACGACGGCGCGTGCGTCGTCACGGGCGGCCGTCGTATCGGTGAGCGCGGCTACTTCGTCTCACCCACCGTGATAACCGACGCCCGGCCGGAGATGAGCATCGTCCGCGAGGAGATTTTCGGGCCGGTCGTCGTCGCCGAGCCGTTCACGAAGACCGAAGAGGTGCTTCCGGTCGCCAACGAAACCGTCTACGGCCTCGCGGCCGGCATCTGGACGGGGGATATCTCCAAGGCCCACCGGGTGGCCGAGCAGCTCCGCGCGGGCACCGTCTGGATAAACTGCTTCAACATCTTCGACGCCGCGCTCCCCTTCGGCGGATACAAGCAGTCCGGCTGGGGCCGGGAGATGGGCAAAGGGGCCCTCGACCTCTACACGGAGACCAAGGCCGTCTGCATCGGTCTGTAAATAACTGGGCGGGCAAATCTGGAAGGGCCGGGGGGGGCTCCCCCTGG
This DNA window, taken from Nitrospinota bacterium, encodes the following:
- a CDS encoding energy transducer TonB codes for the protein MQEERQIQGARPRRGMALAFIASVGLHAVAVWGTGWWVQPVWRLEPIHVISLRVLNGEGATGASSPVQARPNPQRTPLKDKSKVVMRRAAPPEERTMKHPQKIRIAQKPHTQVTPSAPPPPKPQLRVATATRLSLPEPSSPMPPSRSPQAGESRLRLETHPRPVGRGDEESAAGPSSPSGSPLLVAKVEQPNRGWDRDARLEAIRRLIQKALVYPQAARRFGWEGTARVRFALGPDGRPSEVTLESSSQMAILDQEALAAVRRAAPYPYLKGAIVVPIVFDIRAPRPRIIPGAQ
- a CDS encoding PAS domain S-box protein yields the protein MQQPYTHPIESKDYLEALIERSMDAIISTDADGNVVTFNQGAEDLSGYRREEVIGQRVRVLYESEEVAREVMGRMREEGGTLSAFETELQAKDGQLIPVLISASMLYDEEGNEVGTVGFSKDIRERKLAEDDLRKASEELKHSYERLERAQASAISAEKLAAIGRLTAGVSHEILNPLAIITMSLQLMIKDQKTPPEIADQLRVLEEQSYRIAKITQNLLFFSRQREPERSPLDFNQMLERTLDLLGNEMMLQNISLELKLDGGLPPVSADQGQLQQVVLNLLTNAKDAMPDGGQLVLSTKAVENNGKKFVELRVEDSGSGIAADHMDKIFDPFFTTKPEGEGTGLGLSICQGIVEAHGGSIRAENIPEGGAALVIQMGSE
- a CDS encoding aldehyde dehydrogenase family protein codes for the protein MVPTTSIEFPEVEISSKVEEFLASPRKLLIGGRWADAASGKTFPVYNPATGDELARVAEGDREDIDRAVDAARKAFEEGPWRRMTPSERGRIIWKIGDLILENLDELAELDSLDNGKPLGVAKVADVPLAADLFHYMAGWATKIEGSTIPISVPYAPGAKFHAFTTREPIGVVGQIIPWNFPLLMAAWKLGPALATGNAIVLKPAEQTPLSALRLGEIIQEAGAPDGVVNIVPGYGETAGAALAAHDGVDKIAFTGSTEVGKLIVQAATGNLKKVTLELGGKSPNIVFKDSPDLDAAIAGVASAIFFNHGQCCCAGSRLLVEREIFDDVVAGVSEAAQNIKLGPGLAADTQMGPLVSEEQLERVTGYIDAGQNDGACVVTGGRRIGERGYFVSPTVITDARPEMSIVREEIFGPVVVAEPFTKTEEVLPVANETVYGLAAGIWTGDISKAHRVAEQLRAGTVWINCFNIFDAALPFGGYKQSGWGREMGKGALDLYTETKAVCIGL
- a CDS encoding TonB-dependent receptor, which produces MFAFAITLVMAALVALGPATAAAQTTPGPPQGPEAVQLQPKEKEVAKSSEAAKPPGTEAQTAKKAEELGPVVVTATKTVVPLSLSPFSTEVITGQAIEEKQVPSVREALRGARGLHVVGTGREGSQTSIFVRGGASDHNLVLLDGIPFNDAGGLVNFADLTSDNIERIEVFRGAGSALYGSDAMTSVIHIITKEGDGPPTLTVSTAFGDQGTTREMARLQGSRPGTRYSFTLSRYDTDGFFEPNDFYGNTTARGKVSLALTDYTKATFTAHYLDQRKGLPGQTGFFVFDRDEFSESDELALGLTLTQQLFSWFDHTVFVAVLDRRRFTQDLIFDPAIARRPEETDVAVPAFDFINERSDEIERRLADYHFNLHVNQLDVEAVLTGGVEWELEDGELIFATPVSFGGPSEVFPFVEFNDERRNLGYYVQAQLNWRDRIIVVPGVRFEDNEAFGGETVPRVAAAIILGDPPEETWVGPLKIRGSYGEGIKEPQFGENFSPPPFRGDPGLAPEETAHWDAGVELTLCKGRCFIEAVYFHVRQKNLISFITDTFFPFTGHFENLGKVRSEGLEVYGAVEPFDWLRIEGQYTGLETVVKDSASPDSPTVGVGKELLRRPKHSGSGSIVARYGPLTVRGDAVFVGRRFDFDGQGLSIFDNPAYMRVDLAARLRLENHLVELWGSPFPHAVEVFVRAENLLDEDYEEVLGFPAPGINVLAGVQVTFQGAAQELSIAPRKNTLAQQ